In Carya illinoinensis cultivar Pawnee chromosome 7, C.illinoinensisPawnee_v1, whole genome shotgun sequence, the following are encoded in one genomic region:
- the LOC122316222 gene encoding uncharacterized protein LOC122316222 has product MDGRQVFCYGCLGAGLERRKVMSGLWRSGVTDAVVYQIAEENNDFNNLEDVGRWRNTTCIVCISEVRFCSWYQEPYKWYQQSAILGQGVLMAEGTRAALKGLQETTHKQQDLVQKQLEGHQQAIAGITERLDHFANILSSLVESINVNPFRDREVSTEPRNHEERTVFQRSVRLDFPQFSGNDPLGWIFKANQYFDCFQIPFHQKLMVASHHMQGDALVWYQNALDSGQFNSWESLVVALQGRFGPSMFDDPMEALTRLKQTTSISLYTSQFEALANRLKGLSERHKMSCFISGLKDEIRIPVKMFNPLNLGAAFGLAKLQEEYVLSSRKSWRQTSHFADKWPVYNERPVDSSSRGQKGLFPLKKVSPEEMDEKRKKGLCFHCSEKWNHNHVCKSSRVYFLHGDPCESQEVIESVEELEAQLLPEQQNVLKEGSEELEVSIHAISGCINSNAMKLLGKIGSYSCEILVDSGSTHNFLDPLVVKAAKLKVMEDRNLQVKVANGTKIVTQGRCEETIRVQGTKFLVPFHVLTLGGCDIVLGVQWLRTLGSIQWDFNNMSMQFEVAGKKLLLQGLLSEKVQVEPAVKMLKSSFVRQEGWLLQLVAIDEKQAKAEVLPEVEEVLQQFQTVFEEPIGLPPNRACDHQIVLKEGTTPVSVRPYRYAHYQKTEIEKIVQDLLSNGVIRPSQIPFSSPVLLVKKADGVMTRF; this is encoded by the exons ATGGATGGCAGACAAGTATTTTGTTACGGGTGCTTGGGGGCAGGCCTTGAGAGGAGGAAGGTGATGAGTGGTCTGTGGAGAAGTGGTGTGACAGATGCAGTAGTGTATCAGATTGCAGAAGAGAATAACGACTTTAACAACCTTGAAGATGTGGGAAGATGGAGGAATACGACGTGCA TTGTTTGCATTTCGGAAGTGAGGTTCTGTTCTTGGTATCAAGAaccttacaagtggtatcagCAGTCGGCGATCCTTGGACAAGGCGTTCTGATGGCAGAGGGTACGCGTGCAGCGTTGAAAGGTCTCCAAGAAACAACTCACAAGCAACAAGATCTGGTTCAGAAGCAATTGGAAGGTCATCAGCAGGCAATTGCTGGTATAACAGAGAGGTTAGATCACTTTGCGAATATTTTGAGTTCCTTGGTTGAATCTATAAATGTTAATCCCTTTAGAGATCGTGAGGTATCTACTGAGCCTAGAAATCATGAGGAGCGGACTGTGTTTCAAAGAAGTGTTAGGTTGGACTTTCCACAATTCAGTGGAAATGATCCTTTGGGTTGGATTTTTAAAGCAAATCAATACTTTGATTGCTTTCAAATACCTTTCCATCAAAAGTTGATGGTAGCCTCGCACCATATGCAAGGAGATGCATTGGTGTGGTATCAAAATGCATTGGACTCAGGGCAGTTTAATTCATGGGAATCATTGGTGGTGGCCTTGCAAGGGAGATTTGGACCATCAATGTTTGATGACCCAATGGAGGCTTTGACTAGGCTCAAGCAAACTACTTCAATTAGTTTGTACACTTCACAATTTGAAGCCTTGGCAAATAGGCTCAAAGGTTTATCTGAAAGACATAAGATGAGCTGTTTTATTAGTGGGTTGAAGGATGAGATTCGTATACCTGTGAAGATGTTCAATCCATTAAATCTTGGAGCTGCCTTTGGTTTAGCTAAATTGCAGGAGGAGTATGTGTTGTCTTCAAGGAAGTCTTGGAGGCAAACTAGTCATTTTGCTGATAAGTGGCCAGTTTACAATGAAAGGCCTGTAGATTCGTCGAGTAGAGGCCAGAAGGGtttgtttccattaaaaaaagtcAGTCCTGAGGAGAtggatgaaaagagaaaaaaagggctATGTTTCCATTGTTCTGAGAAATGGAATCATAATCATGTGTGTAAGAGTTCTCGGGTGTATTTTTTACATGGTGATCCTTGTGAGAGTCAAGAAGTCATTGAGAGTGTAGAGGAACTTGAGGCACAGTTACTGCCTGAACAGCAAAATGTGTTGAAAGAAGGGTCAGAAGAACTTGAAGTTTCCATTCATGCCATTTCTGGTTGTATTAACAGTAATGCCATGAAGTTGTTGGGCAAAATTGGTTCATATTCTTGTGAAATTCTTGTGGATTCAGGAAGTACACACAATTTCTTGGATCCATTGGTAGTTAAAGCAGCAAAGTTAAAAGTGATGGAAGATAGAAATCTTCAAGTTAAGGTAGCTAATGGTACTAAAATTGTTACTCAAGGAAGATGTGAGGAAACAATAAGGGTACAGGggactaaatttttggttccttTTCATGTATTGACATTGGGGGGTTGTGACATAGTGCTGGGGGTCCAATGGCTTCGAACCTTGGGTTCTATTCAATGGGATTTTAATAATATGTCCATGCAGTTTGAAGTTGCTGGTAAGAAATTACTTCTACAAGGGCTGCTGTCTGAAAAAGTCCAAGTAGAACCTGCAGTAAAAATGTTGAAGTCTTCCTTTGTGAGACAAGAGGGATGGTTGTTACAATTGGTAGCCATTGATGAAAAACAAGCTAAAGCTGAAGTTTTACCAGAAGTTGAGGAAGTGTTGCAACAGTTTCAAACTGTTTTTGAGGAACCAATTGGTTTACCTCCTAATCGAGCTTGTGACCACCAGATTGTATTAAAGGAAGGCACTACTCCAGTTTCAGTAAGACCATATAGGTATGCTCATTACCAAAAGACTGAAATTGAGAAGATTGTGCAGGATTTATTGAGTAATGGAGTGATTCGACCAAGCCAAATCCCTTTCTcatcacctgtccttttggttAAAAAGGCTGAtggtgtgatgacccgtttttga